A genomic segment from Thermostichus lividus PCC 6715 encodes:
- a CDS encoding translocation/assembly module TamB domain-containing protein, translating to MRLQGGGDRLELHLDSAWQPQSFEIQQQQARLVGQRQEEALAIRLQQFPLERLRIVPPQLPETAIIAGTASGQLRLQGWSSGQGSLSIERPGLGAWRGDRLDLQFALAPNRLSLGQGEFQKGESQYQFSADLQPQRLAAQLRIAQGNLEDLTGLATVLGLGNTKTYGSAADLGTPSAGAGPDALLLTQIRRLAEIEMLQAQAALVRRPHLIPPLSKLQGDFSGQISLSQTPQSGLVANFDLSGQDWQWGNYAIDRILSRGRFAQQQLVLSTMEVVANGGQLQLNGTIGGSTQKAQLTLQQFPISTFASLLPPGIDLEGTVNGHAVITGTWQRPIFVGEASLGDARLNQRPLEAANATFRYGQNRLALQAVARFDTPEPLTITGSVPLPYPLDPDPLPDQRLALDVAIKDEGLSLINAFTDQVQWQQGKGTLQAQLRGTWQQPLINGVLSVDDAVLKTPTFTAPLTNVSARVRFDRDRLRVDGIQGVFSQGQITMAGVLPIQQPLAADDVDAETPLTISLNQLQVNAREIYQGTVNGTLVITDTLLSPDIGGSVQLSRGRLDLGAIAGFGNGNGAPTVRTPLFEQPVFENLQIQLVDTLQVTRAPFLNLNATGSLTLNGALDTLQPAGEIRLTSGQLNLFTTLFLLQRRRDNYVRFTPANGLDPDLNLTLAATATEVFTPGTTRLGDFGTATATSIGTLNTVRITARINGRASQFQTNLPAVLELSSSPPRSNAELLTLMGGGASSDQNQVSGEALVANIAGSALFNNLQAAIDRATGNRTSFRIFPAVVPPDRKAQSSTPALAVGAEVGFQINNFTSVSLLQLLTAPSDPTRFNLGFQVNEHIRLGSQISTNGEGTGFLEFRRRF from the coding sequence TTGCGCTTGCAGGGAGGGGGCGATCGCCTTGAGCTACACCTTGACAGTGCGTGGCAACCCCAGTCCTTCGAGATTCAGCAGCAGCAAGCGCGGCTTGTTGGCCAGCGTCAAGAGGAGGCGTTGGCCATTCGCCTGCAGCAGTTTCCCCTTGAGCGTCTGCGCATCGTGCCACCGCAACTGCCGGAAACCGCCATCATTGCTGGTACTGCATCAGGGCAACTGCGCCTACAAGGGTGGAGCAGTGGCCAAGGCAGCCTCAGCATTGAGCGCCCGGGGCTAGGGGCATGGCGGGGCGATCGCCTCGATCTTCAGTTTGCCCTTGCCCCCAATCGCCTCAGCCTCGGGCAAGGAGAGTTCCAAAAAGGCGAGAGTCAATACCAGTTTAGTGCCGATCTGCAACCCCAACGCTTAGCCGCTCAGCTTAGGATTGCTCAGGGGAATTTGGAAGACCTCACAGGCTTGGCCACCGTTTTGGGGCTAGGTAACACCAAGACCTATGGCAGCGCCGCCGACTTGGGAACCCCCTCTGCTGGGGCAGGGCCAGATGCACTGCTGCTCACCCAAATTCGTCGCTTAGCAGAAATTGAAATGCTGCAAGCCCAAGCTGCCCTTGTGCGTCGCCCGCACCTCATCCCCCCCCTGTCTAAGCTGCAGGGGGACTTCAGCGGCCAGATCAGCCTCAGCCAAACTCCCCAGTCAGGTCTAGTGGCGAACTTTGATCTCAGCGGTCAAGACTGGCAGTGGGGGAACTATGCCATTGATCGCATCCTTAGTCGCGGGCGTTTTGCCCAACAGCAGTTAGTCCTCTCCACCATGGAGGTGGTGGCCAATGGCGGCCAACTGCAATTGAACGGCACCATCGGTGGCAGCACTCAAAAGGCTCAACTCACTCTGCAACAGTTTCCCATCAGTACCTTTGCCAGCCTCCTCCCTCCAGGCATTGACCTTGAGGGAACCGTCAATGGCCATGCGGTGATCACAGGCACGTGGCAGCGACCCATTTTTGTGGGGGAAGCCTCCCTTGGCGATGCCCGCCTCAATCAGCGTCCCCTTGAAGCGGCCAATGCCACCTTCCGCTATGGCCAGAATCGTTTGGCACTGCAAGCAGTCGCCCGTTTTGATACCCCTGAACCCCTCACCATTACTGGCTCTGTGCCCCTGCCGTACCCCCTCGACCCCGATCCCCTCCCAGACCAGCGACTTGCCCTTGATGTGGCCATCAAAGATGAAGGACTCTCATTAATTAACGCCTTTACGGATCAGGTGCAGTGGCAGCAGGGGAAAGGCACCTTGCAAGCTCAGTTGCGGGGCACCTGGCAGCAGCCTCTGATCAATGGCGTGCTGAGTGTCGATGACGCAGTGCTGAAAACGCCCACCTTTACGGCTCCCTTGACCAACGTCAGTGCGCGGGTACGCTTTGATCGCGATCGCCTACGGGTTGATGGTATCCAAGGAGTCTTTAGCCAAGGTCAAATTACGATGGCCGGGGTATTACCGATTCAGCAGCCCCTTGCTGCCGATGATGTCGATGCTGAAACCCCCTTAACCATTAGTCTCAACCAACTCCAAGTGAATGCTAGGGAGATTTATCAGGGCACCGTCAACGGCACCTTAGTGATTACCGATACCCTGTTGAGTCCGGATATTGGCGGTAGCGTCCAGCTCAGCCGTGGTCGCCTCGACCTAGGAGCGATCGCTGGCTTCGGCAATGGCAATGGTGCTCCTACTGTTCGCACGCCCCTCTTTGAGCAACCCGTCTTTGAGAACTTACAAATTCAACTGGTCGATACCCTACAGGTCACCCGTGCGCCCTTTCTCAATCTCAACGCCACGGGGAGCCTGACCCTCAATGGTGCCCTTGACACGCTTCAGCCCGCTGGGGAAATCCGCCTCACCAGCGGTCAGCTTAACCTATTTACTACCCTCTTTTTATTGCAACGACGCCGGGATAATTATGTTCGCTTTACCCCTGCTAACGGTCTTGACCCTGACCTAAACCTTACCCTTGCCGCAACCGCCACCGAAGTTTTTACCCCCGGCACCACCCGGCTAGGCGACTTTGGCACCGCAACCGCCACGAGTATTGGCACCCTCAACACCGTGCGCATTACCGCTCGTATCAATGGTCGTGCCAGCCAATTCCAAACCAACCTACCGGCAGTGCTCGAACTGTCTAGTAGCCCTCCCCGCAGTAATGCGGAGTTGCTGACCTTGATGGGGGGAGGGGCAAGTAGCGATCAAAATCAAGTCAGTGGCGAAGCTCTTGTGGCCAATATTGCTGGCTCCGCCCTGTTTAATAACCTCCAAGCTGCCATCGACCGCGCCACCGGCAACCGTACCTCCTTTCGGATTTTTCCGGCGGTGGTGCCACCGGATCGCAAGGCGCAATCCTCTACCCCTGCCTTGGCCGTTGGTGCAGAAGTGGGCTTTCAGATCAATAACTTTACCTCTGTGTCGCTGCTGCAATTGTTAACAGCCCCATCAGACCCCACAC